A genomic stretch from Edaphobacter aggregans includes:
- a CDS encoding PAS domain-containing protein, with translation MPDSPTINAEPSIERQSTGRRTEDARRDYLARLLSQMPEAIVCFDREWRITFANAEAHRVSRIKPVHLNGKSHWELFPEMVGTQLERTYRAVMQSGVPAHIEYFCKPYDVWLDTHVFPMEDGIAVYFRDITDRKGAELLRDAASNQLMQVLEATTDAVASVDRSGKFTFLNRRARELLAVKGDLIGKNLFEEFPADLEQGGYLYHFNRAMYEGIPGDFEDYYPAPLNMWLSIQVRPSTDGVVIFFRNITERRRAYHELQFQQELLNTVQQTARVATWDIDIATGKATYGPGSYPVFGHPLAELPDLNSFTKIVLPEYVPIIDRLIKTTVATGEMIVVDCPMRAADGSIIWIESRGHAVQVDGVSTRLRGLSIDITDRKHNEDALITSEARYRILADLNPQAIWMGTPDGRITYANQGLLDYLGFTPEDFEGERWLKGFHPDDRASVIEQWSHSVATGLDYDLEARMIRARDGRARWWWIRAQPVRDDHGNILHWLGVNIDIDDRKTFAEMLQQRQEETERQRAELETIYETAPVGLALFDPVEFRYLRVNTRQAETIGLPKDQIIGRRITEIAPLKGLPELFQQVAAGHPVRNHLLEGELSTRPGEHRSWNVSYSPIYDANGHVEAIAAVVLEITNQRKAEAALMQSEKLAAVGRLASSISHEINNPLEAITNLLYLIATSDTLPADVADYVATAQSELSRVCQIATQTLRFHRQAVRASDVTPAELVDAVINLYQGRLANSGITVEATYETDSTLHCFENDIRQVLNNLIANAIDAMRPSGGRLIIRAHDATDHPTDRKGVRITIADTGHGMSPAVRARIFEPFFTTKDLNGTGLGLWISTGIVNRHQGRLTLRSTEHPIHHGTIFSLFLPYEETPEA, from the coding sequence CACAGCTCGAACGAACTTATCGCGCCGTCATGCAGTCCGGCGTGCCTGCCCATATCGAATATTTCTGCAAGCCCTACGACGTCTGGCTGGACACCCACGTCTTCCCTATGGAAGACGGTATCGCCGTCTACTTCCGCGATATCACCGATCGCAAGGGCGCTGAGCTTCTCCGCGACGCAGCCTCCAACCAGCTCATGCAGGTCCTCGAGGCCACCACCGATGCCGTGGCCAGCGTCGACCGCTCCGGCAAATTCACCTTCCTCAACCGTCGCGCCCGCGAACTGCTCGCCGTCAAGGGCGATCTCATCGGCAAAAACCTCTTCGAGGAGTTCCCCGCTGACCTCGAACAAGGCGGCTACCTCTACCACTTCAACCGCGCCATGTACGAAGGCATTCCCGGCGACTTCGAAGACTACTATCCCGCGCCGCTCAACATGTGGCTCTCCATCCAGGTCCGCCCATCCACCGACGGCGTCGTCATCTTTTTCCGCAACATCACCGAGCGTCGGCGCGCGTACCACGAACTCCAGTTCCAGCAGGAGTTGCTCAACACCGTCCAGCAGACCGCGCGCGTCGCCACCTGGGACATCGATATCGCTACCGGCAAAGCCACCTACGGCCCCGGCTCCTACCCCGTCTTCGGCCATCCCCTCGCCGAGCTTCCCGATCTCAATTCCTTCACCAAAATCGTCCTCCCCGAGTATGTCCCGATCATCGACAGGCTCATCAAAACGACCGTCGCCACCGGCGAAATGATCGTCGTCGACTGCCCCATGCGAGCCGCCGACGGCAGCATCATCTGGATCGAAAGCCGCGGCCACGCCGTCCAGGTCGATGGCGTCTCCACCCGTCTGCGGGGCCTCAGCATCGACATCACGGACCGCAAGCACAACGAAGACGCACTCATCACCAGCGAGGCCCGCTATCGCATCCTCGCCGACCTCAACCCTCAGGCCATCTGGATGGGCACACCTGACGGACGTATCACCTACGCCAACCAGGGCCTGCTCGATTACCTCGGCTTCACTCCGGAAGATTTCGAAGGCGAACGCTGGCTCAAAGGCTTTCATCCCGACGACCGCGCCAGCGTCATCGAACAATGGTCCCACTCCGTCGCCACAGGCCTCGACTACGATCTCGAAGCCCGCATGATCCGCGCCCGCGACGGCCGTGCCCGCTGGTGGTGGATCCGTGCCCAGCCCGTCCGCGACGACCACGGCAACATCCTCCACTGGCTCGGTGTCAACATCGACATCGACGACCGCAAGACCTTCGCCGAAATGCTCCAGCAGCGCCAAGAGGAGACCGAGCGTCAACGCGCCGAACTCGAGACCATCTACGAGACCGCTCCTGTAGGCCTCGCCCTCTTCGATCCCGTCGAGTTCCGCTACCTCCGCGTAAACACCCGTCAGGCCGAAACCATCGGTCTCCCCAAGGACCAGATCATCGGCCGCCGCATCACCGAGATCGCCCCACTGAAGGGCCTCCCCGAGCTCTTCCAGCAAGTCGCCGCTGGCCATCCCGTCCGCAACCATCTCCTCGAAGGCGAACTCTCCACCCGGCCCGGCGAGCACCGCAGTTGGAACGTCAGCTACTCCCCGATCTACGACGCCAACGGTCACGTCGAAGCCATCGCCGCTGTTGTCCTCGAGATCACCAACCAACGCAAAGCCGAAGCCGCCCTCATGCAGAGCGAGAAGCTCGCCGCCGTCGGTCGCCTTGCCAGCTCCATCTCGCACGAGATCAACAATCCCCTCGAAGCCATCACCAACCTCCTCTATCTCATCGCCACATCCGATACGCTCCCCGCCGACGTCGCCGACTATGTCGCCACGGCCCAAAGCGAACTCTCCCGCGTCTGCCAGATCGCCACCCAAACCCTCCGCTTCCACCGCCAGGCCGTCCGCGCCTCCGACGTCACTCCCGCCGAGCTGGTCGACGCCGTCATCAACCTCTACCAGGGCCGCCTCGCCAACTCCGGCATCACCGTCGAAGCCACCTACGAGACCGACAGCACTCTCCACTGCTTCGAAAACGACATCCGCCAGGTCCTCAACAACCTCATCGCCAACGCCATCGACGCCATGCGCCCGAGCGGAGGCCGTCTCATCATCCGCGCCCACGACGCTACCGACCACCCCACCGATCGCAAAGGCGTCCGCATCACCATCGCCGACACCGGTCACGGCATGTCCCCCGCCGTCCGCGCCCGCATCTTCGAACCCTTCTTCACTACCAAGGACCTCAACGGCACCGGTCTCGGCCTCTGGATCTCCACCGGTATCGTCAACCGCCACCAGGGCCGCCTAACCCTCCGCAGCACCGAGCACCCCATCCACCACGGCACCATCTTCAGCCTCTTCCTGCCCTACGAAGAAACCCCCGAAGCCTAA
- a CDS encoding glycosyltransferase family 39 protein, which translates to MNKPLRRPLVLAGVCLLLLVFGLQIAFTVHQESLTWDEGDHIFAGYMMWKTHDYGLNPEHPPLMKLLGTLPLLGQPLTIPSDQHRYFKTEAYMDGREMLFAKGPEYAKMLTFRMRMANLTVAILLGLLVFLAAYEMFGVGAGFVALVLLVFEPNVLAHGAFVTTDVGVSCFFFASVYAFYRYCKVPSVGRLVVAGLAVGLALATKHSAVLLLPMLVALAACEVVFRFNGDERGKRALRLVGGLAGVAVIAVVVLWAFYGFRYNARPGALRLDPTLAQYVMPLKPVEAKGILLLAKYRVLPESYLYGLADVRAMANGMPSYFMGKVYEHGLWYYFPVVLLIKSTLGFLGLVLLAVAAVIAGWFRRWREILFLTVPPGIYLFVAMTSHLNIGARHILPIWVFLCVFAAGGAWAWVESRGWNKVWAYAVGFLLAMHVSASALAYPNYMAYSNVLWGGPSQTHKYLTDSNTDWAQQLIAVKKYTDEHGIKDCWFAYFANPGLLSADYGIPCKPLPTPDSLFFDVQQPVPATIEGTVLISEGTLTGFELGSNVLNPYREFQGLQPVGQIQGGVLVYEGKFEIPIAAAWSHVQQSEALLKHKQPEGALAEAQQAVAIAPNSLTAQMALGDALVALGRKDEAKVAYAQAAELVKTMEPGAQEEWVPRVQKKMAQTVS; encoded by the coding sequence ATGAATAAGCCATTGCGTCGTCCCCTTGTCCTTGCTGGAGTGTGTCTCTTACTGCTTGTGTTCGGACTGCAGATTGCCTTTACGGTGCATCAGGAGTCGCTTACCTGGGACGAGGGCGATCATATCTTCGCCGGGTACATGATGTGGAAGACGCATGACTATGGGCTGAATCCTGAGCATCCACCGTTGATGAAACTGTTGGGCACGCTGCCGCTGCTCGGTCAGCCGCTGACGATTCCGTCGGATCAGCATCGCTACTTCAAGACCGAAGCTTATATGGATGGGCGAGAGATGCTCTTCGCCAAAGGTCCTGAGTACGCGAAGATGCTGACGTTTCGCATGCGAATGGCGAATTTGACCGTGGCGATTCTGCTGGGCTTGTTGGTGTTTCTGGCGGCGTACGAGATGTTCGGCGTTGGCGCGGGTTTTGTGGCTCTGGTGTTGCTGGTGTTTGAGCCGAATGTGCTGGCTCACGGGGCGTTTGTTACGACGGATGTTGGTGTTTCGTGCTTTTTCTTTGCTTCGGTATATGCGTTCTATCGGTATTGCAAGGTGCCTTCGGTGGGGAGGCTGGTGGTTGCGGGTCTGGCTGTTGGGCTGGCTTTGGCTACGAAACACTCGGCTGTTTTGCTGTTGCCGATGCTGGTTGCGCTGGCTGCTTGTGAGGTCGTTTTTCGTTTCAACGGGGATGAGCGAGGGAAGCGGGCGTTGCGGCTAGTGGGGGGGCTGGCTGGGGTTGCGGTGATTGCGGTTGTGGTGCTTTGGGCGTTCTATGGGTTTCGATACAACGCCCGGCCGGGTGCGTTGCGGCTTGATCCTACGCTGGCGCAGTATGTGATGCCGCTGAAGCCTGTGGAGGCCAAGGGCATCTTGCTGTTGGCGAAGTATCGTGTTCTGCCGGAGTCGTATCTGTATGGGCTGGCGGATGTGCGGGCGATGGCGAATGGGATGCCGAGCTACTTCATGGGCAAGGTCTATGAGCATGGACTCTGGTATTACTTCCCGGTTGTGCTGTTGATCAAATCGACGCTGGGTTTTCTGGGGTTGGTGTTGCTGGCTGTGGCCGCTGTGATTGCAGGATGGTTCCGACGATGGCGGGAGATTTTGTTTCTTACGGTGCCGCCTGGGATTTATCTGTTCGTTGCGATGACGTCGCATTTGAATATCGGGGCTCGGCATATTCTGCCGATTTGGGTGTTTTTGTGCGTGTTCGCGGCGGGGGGCGCGTGGGCCTGGGTTGAGTCGCGTGGGTGGAACAAGGTTTGGGCGTATGCTGTGGGGTTTTTGTTGGCGATGCATGTATCGGCGTCGGCGCTGGCTTATCCGAACTATATGGCTTACTCGAATGTCCTCTGGGGTGGACCGAGCCAGACGCACAAGTATCTGACAGACTCGAATACGGACTGGGCGCAGCAGTTGATTGCGGTGAAGAAGTATACGGATGAGCATGGTATCAAGGACTGCTGGTTCGCTTACTTTGCCAATCCGGGGCTGCTGTCTGCGGACTATGGGATTCCCTGCAAGCCGCTGCCTACTCCCGACTCGCTGTTCTTCGACGTGCAGCAGCCGGTTCCGGCGACGATCGAAGGGACGGTGCTGATCAGTGAGGGCACACTGACGGGGTTTGAGCTGGGGTCGAATGTGCTGAATCCGTATCGCGAATTCCAGGGGCTGCAACCGGTGGGGCAGATTCAGGGTGGCGTGCTGGTTTACGAAGGGAAGTTTGAGATACCGATCGCTGCTGCCTGGAGTCATGTGCAGCAGTCTGAAGCGTTGTTGAAACATAAACAGCCGGAGGGTGCACTGGCCGAGGCGCAACAGGCGGTCGCCATTGCGCCCAACAGCCTGACGGCGCAGATGGCTCTGGGAGATGCCCTGGTGGCTTTGGGTCGGAAGGATGAGGCGAAAGTTGCCTACGCGCAGGCTGCCGAGTTGGTGAAGACTATGGAGCCGGGAGCTCAGGAGGAGTGGGTTCCGAGGGTGCAGAAGAAGATGGCTCAAACTGTGAGTTGA
- a CDS encoding TonB-dependent siderophore receptor, with the protein MKRSSRVGKKGRTGFSGSRGWIAAGTLAAYAVMGGTRQALAYEEKVVGAGSGAAGGAEASLPLKRFNIGAGPLDEAIAAYEKATGLTVKVVLPTGTLAGFKSQGVSGLYPEEEAMRLLLEGTGLNYRVEDATTLVVGVQAKDSVSVTASVANEVSMSKFTEPLLETPQSVSVVPQFVMKDQGVSTLRDALRNVPGISLAAGEAGAQGDNLTIRGFTARNDIFLDGIRDFGSYYRDSFNFEQVEALEGPAGVQFGRGSTGGVVNQESKVPAVKQFVNVQAQFGTDKTRRITADINEPALDVMGGTAFRANFMGQESGVAGRDYAELRRFGVAPSVSIGLNTPTHATLSYVHLTESDTPDYGLPWLANGVAPGPIRHHYYGFPDQNYLRTNDDIVTLRADHEFTPNVNLHSISRAANYPRQAMITEPQICSNASASVPVGGWVPSLPTSAVNSKLTCAFTPASDPSTIVVNRNQIQVKSVEGDLWNQTEVTARFKTFGIKNALAAGVEGGQEISNPIRTSYTINNINTVPSATLLNPNTQQPFAGTGYITSIVHTKSKSVGLYFVDTLKLGQHFDLSGGVRWDRFDTGYNLYQPTPPTGGTVTAAVPPINRIDQQPTYRAAFVYKPSSHGSIYFDYGTSFNPAAESLSLSVGLVNGTAEPEENQTYEVGTKWSFLNERLLMEGALFRTEKDNARETDPTNSNNIVAAGNQLVKGVQFSVVGRLPDGLDIVAGYAYLDSEVIYSKFFPTSVGYPLANVPKQTFNLFVTHKLPWRLNAGLGGNYVGSRTASSTVPFVPLTYGPAKTFAAGSAPCGVTATTCYQVLSTGMKQVPGYWVFNAMLRRPVTDRLELQANVYNLANRFYIDLPHPSHLVPGAGLSALIGVNFKF; encoded by the coding sequence ATGAAGAGGAGTTCGAGGGTGGGTAAGAAGGGGCGGACTGGTTTTAGTGGTTCGCGGGGGTGGATCGCGGCAGGAACGCTAGCGGCCTATGCGGTGATGGGTGGGACCAGGCAGGCGTTGGCTTACGAAGAGAAGGTTGTTGGTGCAGGGTCGGGCGCGGCGGGTGGCGCCGAGGCTAGCTTGCCGCTGAAGCGCTTCAACATCGGAGCGGGGCCGCTGGATGAGGCGATTGCAGCTTACGAGAAGGCTACGGGTTTGACGGTGAAGGTTGTGCTGCCGACGGGGACGCTTGCCGGCTTCAAGTCGCAGGGAGTTTCGGGGCTGTATCCGGAGGAAGAGGCGATGCGGCTGCTTCTGGAGGGGACGGGGCTGAACTACCGCGTTGAAGATGCAACGACGCTGGTGGTGGGAGTGCAGGCGAAGGATTCGGTGTCGGTGACGGCGTCCGTGGCGAATGAAGTATCGATGTCCAAATTTACGGAGCCGCTGCTGGAGACGCCGCAGAGTGTGAGCGTGGTGCCGCAGTTCGTGATGAAGGATCAGGGTGTGTCGACGTTGCGGGATGCGCTGAGGAATGTGCCGGGGATCAGTCTGGCGGCGGGTGAGGCTGGTGCGCAGGGAGACAACCTGACGATTCGTGGTTTTACGGCGCGCAACGATATCTTCCTTGATGGGATTCGTGATTTCGGCAGCTACTATCGTGACTCTTTCAACTTTGAGCAGGTCGAGGCGTTGGAGGGGCCGGCAGGAGTTCAGTTTGGACGCGGTTCGACGGGCGGGGTGGTGAACCAGGAGAGCAAGGTTCCCGCGGTGAAGCAGTTCGTGAATGTGCAGGCGCAGTTTGGCACGGACAAGACGCGTAGGATTACGGCGGACATCAATGAACCCGCGCTGGATGTGATGGGTGGAACGGCGTTTCGCGCGAACTTCATGGGTCAGGAAAGCGGTGTGGCAGGTCGCGACTACGCTGAGTTGCGCCGTTTTGGAGTTGCGCCGTCGGTCTCGATTGGTTTGAATACGCCAACGCATGCGACGTTGAGTTACGTGCACCTGACGGAGAGCGATACACCGGACTACGGGTTGCCGTGGCTCGCCAATGGCGTCGCGCCCGGACCGATTCGGCATCATTACTATGGCTTCCCGGATCAGAACTACCTTCGAACGAATGACGACATTGTTACGTTGCGAGCGGATCACGAGTTTACGCCGAACGTGAATCTGCATTCGATTTCACGCGCGGCGAATTATCCTCGGCAAGCAATGATTACGGAACCGCAGATTTGTTCGAATGCTTCGGCCAGCGTGCCTGTGGGTGGATGGGTTCCGTCTCTGCCGACCTCGGCTGTGAACTCGAAGTTGACCTGCGCGTTTACGCCGGCGAGCGATCCCAGCACGATTGTGGTGAATCGCAATCAGATCCAAGTGAAGAGCGTGGAAGGCGATCTGTGGAACCAGACCGAAGTGACGGCACGGTTCAAGACCTTCGGTATAAAGAATGCGTTGGCGGCGGGTGTGGAAGGCGGACAGGAGATTTCGAATCCGATTCGGACCAGCTATACGATCAACAACATTAATACGGTGCCGTCTGCGACGCTGTTGAACCCGAATACGCAGCAGCCGTTTGCGGGGACGGGGTATATCACGTCGATCGTGCATACGAAGTCGAAGAGCGTGGGGCTGTACTTCGTGGATACGCTGAAGCTGGGACAGCATTTCGACCTTAGCGGCGGCGTTCGGTGGGACAGGTTCGATACGGGATACAACCTGTATCAGCCGACACCGCCTACTGGTGGAACAGTGACCGCGGCAGTCCCACCGATCAACCGCATCGACCAACAGCCGACCTATCGAGCAGCCTTTGTTTATAAGCCTTCGAGCCATGGCAGCATTTATTTCGACTATGGGACGAGCTTCAATCCGGCGGCGGAGTCGCTGAGCCTGAGTGTCGGGTTGGTGAATGGAACTGCCGAGCCGGAGGAGAACCAGACATACGAAGTAGGCACGAAGTGGAGTTTCCTGAACGAACGCCTGCTAATGGAAGGTGCTCTATTCCGCACGGAGAAGGACAATGCGCGTGAGACGGATCCGACGAACTCGAACAATATTGTTGCAGCAGGCAATCAGTTGGTGAAGGGTGTGCAGTTCAGTGTTGTAGGTAGGCTGCCGGATGGATTGGATATCGTCGCAGGCTATGCGTATCTCGATAGCGAAGTGATCTACTCGAAGTTCTTCCCGACCTCGGTAGGGTACCCGCTGGCGAATGTGCCTAAGCAGACGTTCAACCTGTTCGTGACGCATAAGCTGCCGTGGCGATTGAATGCCGGACTCGGCGGGAACTATGTTGGCAGCAGGACGGCTAGTTCGACGGTGCCGTTCGTTCCCCTGACCTATGGACCGGCGAAGACGTTTGCTGCCGGTTCGGCGCCGTGCGGCGTGACGGCGACGACGTGTTATCAGGTGCTGTCGACTGGGATGAAACAGGTACCGGGGTACTGGGTGTTCAATGCGATGCTGCGGCGTCCTGTGACGGATCGGCTGGAGTTGCAGGCGAATGTGTACAACCTGGCCAATCGCTTCTATATTGATCTGCCGCATCCGAGCCATCTGGTTCCGGGAGCTGGATTGAGTGCGCTGATCGGTGTGAACTTCAAGTTCTAA
- a CDS encoding Fe2+-dependent dioxygenase — MLITIPDVLNVGEVAQARAKLDAAEWVDGKVTAGYQAQRVKENHQLPEGHPAAVELGEMVLGALARSPLFMSAALPLRVFPPMFNRYTGGGHFGTHVDTAIRAMATTGQRIRTDVSATLFLSAPEEYDGGELLVEDTYGSHSVKLPAGHMVLYPATSLHRVEPVTRGARVASFFWVQSMIRSDGDRTLLFDLDTAIQRLAVEVPGNAAGVQLTGVYHNLLRRWAEM, encoded by the coding sequence ATGCTGATTACGATTCCGGATGTTTTGAATGTGGGCGAGGTAGCGCAGGCGCGGGCGAAGCTGGATGCAGCGGAGTGGGTGGATGGGAAGGTGACTGCGGGGTATCAGGCGCAGCGGGTGAAGGAGAATCATCAGCTGCCGGAGGGGCATCCGGCGGCGGTGGAGCTGGGCGAGATGGTGCTGGGGGCACTGGCTCGTTCGCCATTGTTCATGTCGGCGGCGCTGCCGCTGCGGGTGTTTCCGCCGATGTTCAACCGGTATACGGGTGGAGGGCATTTCGGGACGCATGTGGATACGGCGATTCGGGCGATGGCTACGACGGGGCAGAGGATTCGGACGGATGTTTCGGCTACGTTGTTTCTGTCAGCTCCGGAGGAGTATGACGGAGGGGAGTTGCTGGTGGAGGATACGTATGGGTCGCACTCGGTGAAGCTGCCGGCGGGGCATATGGTGCTGTATCCGGCGACTAGCCTGCATCGGGTGGAGCCGGTGACGCGTGGGGCTCGGGTGGCATCGTTCTTCTGGGTGCAGAGCATGATTCGGAGCGATGGTGACAGGACGCTGCTGTTTGACCTGGATACGGCGATCCAGCGGCTGGCGGTGGAGGTTCCGGGGAATGCCGCGGGGGTCCAGCTGACTGGGGTGTATCACAATCTGCTGCGGCGGTGGGCAGAGATGTAG